In Helianthus annuus cultivar XRQ/B chromosome 3, HanXRQr2.0-SUNRISE, whole genome shotgun sequence, a single window of DNA contains:
- the LOC110929684 gene encoding heterodimeric geranylgeranyl pyrophosphate synthase small subunit, chloroplastic has translation MAGLHLHLHLQTNLSRSSSPRPPSAYQPTTTLLNPTRNAPYWDSIYSDIHTHLKKSIPIREPVTVYEPMHHLTFAPPIATASALCVAACEAVGGHRDDAIVAASAIHLMHATIHTHDNLLLSAKKISEPVSEISRKFTPGIELMTGDGILPFGFELLAGADDNENDNDNSEKILKVVIEISRAMGAQGMINGGDDETTDEVGSDQWRGQPTRQLHGCGAACGAIMGSGSTEEIEQLRRFGVFVGKIQRVLSGKGGSGGGEMGLVEKWRGLALKELECFDSKRVEQISSIVNVLCD, from the coding sequence ATGGCCGGACTCCATCTTCACCTCCATCTCCAAACAAATCTCAGCCGTTCATCATCCCCCCGCCCACCATCCGCTTATCAACCCACAACAACCCTCCTCAACCCGACCCGAAACGCCCCATACTGGGACTCCATATACTCCGACATCCACACCCACTTAAAAAAATCCATACCCATCCGTGAACCCGTTACCGTTTACGAACCAATGCACCATTTGACATTTGCGCCACCCATCGCCACCGCATCCGCACTGTGCGTGGCCGCGTGCGAGGCGGTGGGTGGCCACCGCGACGACGCTATAGTTGCCGCCTCGGCTATTCACCTCATGCATGCAACTATACACACGCATGATAATTTATTATTATCTGCTAAAAAAATATCCGAACCCGTATCCGAAATCTCACGTAAGTTTACCCCGGGTATCGAGTTGATGACCGGGGACGGGATTCTACCCTTTGGGTTTGAGCTATTGGCTGGGGCAGATGATAATGAAAATGACAATGACAATTCTGAAAAGATATTAAAAGTTGTTATTGAGATTAGTAGAGCTATGGGTGCTCAAGGGATGATCAACGGTGGAGATGATGAGACAACTGACGAGGTTGGATCCGACCAATGGAGGGGACAGCCGACGCGACAGCTCCACGGTTGTGGGGCCGCGTGTGGGGCGATTATGGGGAGTGGGAGTACGGAGGAGATCGAACAGTTGAGAAGGTTTGGAGTTTTTGTGGGGAAAATACAAAGGGTGTTGAGTGGAAAGGGTGGAAGTGGAGGGGGTGAAATGGGGTTAGTGGAGAAGTGGAGGGGTTTGGCTTTGAAAGAGTTGGAATGTTTTGATAGTAAAAGGGTTGAGCAAATTTCGAGTATTGTTAATGTTTTATGTGATTAA